The region ATGGCGGCAGCAACAACGACCAAAGCCAAGATCCCCACACCCCATCGCATACGCCACCTCATCGCTTCGAAAATTCCAGGAAACCCGCACCCTCTGAATCTAGCCCCTCAAGGCTCCCCACATCAATACGGCAAACTTGACCCCGGGATTCCCACGCCATCTACTGATGGTCAAGAATGACCCCTAATAAGGAGCGGCCCATGGTTTGGACCACGACACATGGTTATCCCGGGATCGGCTTGAAACGCGAGCTGAAGAAGGCGATTGAGTCATTCTGGGCCGGCGAGAGCAACGAGGACGATCTCTCTGAGACGGCCCGCGCCCTGCAGCAGCAGCATTGGCGCGAGCAGGCCGAGGCCGGCGTCGACCTGATCCCATCCGGCGACTTCACATTATATGATCGCATGCTTGATATGTCGCTGTGGCTCGGCGCGATACCGCGTCGGTTCCACAAGGAGAATTCACTGACCGGCCCCTCGCTCCTCTTCGCGATGGCCCGCGGCACAGCCCAATCCGTCGCCTGTCCGATGCGGAAGTGGTTCGACTCGAATTATCACTACATCATGCCCGAACTCGACGATTTTTGCCCCGGGGCCGGAGAGCCCGCCGGTTCCCGCTCCGGCGCCAAGGCCGGCGCCTTTGATCCCGACCCCACCGATCTGGTTCTCGCCTTTCGGGAAGCGCAGGCCGGCGGATGGGACACCAAGCCGACGCTGATCGGGCCGCTGACATTTTTGGCTCTGTCGAACGCCGATCCCTCCGCGATCCCGGATCTATTGCGGGCGTTGGGACCGGTCTACGGGCTGATCATTGCAGCGCTGGCGCGTGAGGGGGCGGATTGGATCCAGCTTGATGAGCCGGCGCTCATTCTCGATCACACTTCCGGTTATTGGGCGGCGATGGAAGAGGCGTACGCCGCGATCGCCGCGAAGAAGGGCGCCTCGAACCTCATCGTCGCGACGTCTTATGGTGATGTGGCGGAGGCGTGGCCGGCGCTCATCGATCTGCCGGTCGATGCGATCGCGCTCGATCTCGTTCACGGCCCGCACAACCGCGATCGGCTGCTGCACTCGGTTTTCCCATCCGACAAGACGCTCATCGCCGGTGTCGTCGATGGACGGAATATCTGGCGGATGGATTTGGCGGCGGTCCTCAGCCTGCTCGAGGTCCTGACGCAGAAAATCTCGCCCGAGCGGCTGGCCCTTGCCCCATCGTGCCATCTCTTTCACCTTCCTTATACAATTGAACGGGAGACGTCGCTCGATCCCGGACTGGCGGACCGGCTCGCCTTCGCGCGGGAGCGGCTGGAGGAGTTACACATTTTACAGGTGGGGATCAACGGGGGGCGGGATGCGATTGCCGGGGCGTTGGAGGAAAATCGCCGGCGCTTCTCGGATCATGCGGCGCGCCCCGGGCAAACGAACTCCGCCGTCAGGGAGCGGATGCAGAAGCTCAAGGAAAGCGATTATGCCCGCCTGCCCTACGCCGAACGCAGCCCGCAGCAGGATGCCGCCCTGCGGCTTCCGGTCCTGCCGACCACGACCATCGGCTCCCTTCCCCAGACGCCTGATCTCCGCAAAGCCCGCGCGCGTTACCGCAGCGGAAAGATGAATGGAGCGATCTACCGGGGATTGCTTCAGGAGAAGATCCGCAAGGCGATTGGTCTTCAAGAAGAGCTGGGGCTGGATGTGCTGGTGCATGGCGAGTATGAGCGCGCTGATATGGCCGAGTTTTTCGCCGAACGGCTGGAGGGGATGACGGTCACGCAGCATGCCTGGGTGCAATCCTTCGGCACCCGGTATGTCCGGCCGCCGATCATCTACGGCGACATCCAGCGAAGGGGGCCGATGTCGGTTCAGGAAACGGTCTATGCGCAATCGCTGACAACGCGCCCTGTGAAGGGGATGTTGACCGGGCCGGTGACGCTCCTCAACTGGTCGTTTGCGCGGCCTGATCTTTCGCATGAGCAGATCGCCACTCAACTCGCCCTCGCCCTGCGCGACGAAACGATGGAACTGGAGGCCGCGGGCATCAAGATGATACAAATTGATGAGCCGGCCTTTCGCGAAGGGTTTCCACTGAAGCGCGGCGAGTGGCCGCTCTATCTCAAATGGGCGGTCCGCGCCTTCAGGCTGGCTTCCTCCGGCGTGTCGCCGCAAACTCAGATCCACACGCATATGTGCTATTCCGATTTCAGCAGCGTCATCGCATCGATCGAAGCGATGGACGCCGATGTCATCACGATCGAAAACTCCCGTGCGCCGCTGGAGCTGCTGCGCGTCTTCGGCGCCACCGGTTATCCGCGCGGAATCGGCCCCGGTGTCTATGATGTGCACAGCGAGCGCGTCCCCACGGTGGGTGAAATGAGGGTG is a window of Candidatus Eisenbacteria bacterium DNA encoding:
- the metE gene encoding 5-methyltetrahydropteroyltriglutamate--homocysteine S-methyltransferase, whose amino-acid sequence is MVWTTTHGYPGIGLKRELKKAIESFWAGESNEDDLSETARALQQQHWREQAEAGVDLIPSGDFTLYDRMLDMSLWLGAIPRRFHKENSLTGPSLLFAMARGTAQSVACPMRKWFDSNYHYIMPELDDFCPGAGEPAGSRSGAKAGAFDPDPTDLVLAFREAQAGGWDTKPTLIGPLTFLALSNADPSAIPDLLRALGPVYGLIIAALAREGADWIQLDEPALILDHTSGYWAAMEEAYAAIAAKKGASNLIVATSYGDVAEAWPALIDLPVDAIALDLVHGPHNRDRLLHSVFPSDKTLIAGVVDGRNIWRMDLAAVLSLLEVLTQKISPERLALAPSCHLFHLPYTIERETSLDPGLADRLAFARERLEELHILQVGINGGRDAIAGALEENRRRFSDHAARPGQTNSAVRERMQKLKESDYARLPYAERSPQQDAALRLPVLPTTTIGSLPQTPDLRKARARYRSGKMNGAIYRGLLQEKIRKAIGLQEELGLDVLVHGEYERADMAEFFAERLEGMTVTQHAWVQSFGTRYVRPPIIYGDIQRRGPMSVQETVYAQSLTTRPVKGMLTGPVTLLNWSFARPDLSHEQIATQLALALRDETMELEAAGIKMIQIDEPAFREGFPLKRGEWPLYLKWAVRAFRLASSGVSPQTQIHTHMCYSDFSSVIASIEAMDADVITIENSRAPLELLRVFGATGYPRGIGPGVYDVHSERVPTVGEMRVLIHRALKVLPRKNLWINPDCGLKTRRMKEVLPALTNMVAAAAQVRDELD